One Spea bombifrons isolate aSpeBom1 chromosome 1, aSpeBom1.2.pri, whole genome shotgun sequence DNA window includes the following coding sequences:
- the ZGRF1 gene encoding protein ZGRF1: MASRVFTVLYTHQKTKKSKVWQDGILKTSSEGSNATLFSDKGQRLDSVFLKVGAINPGDDLESDRYLITVEAEDIGSEVPQGSPEVRLAPQTNRNMLKPVGLRPPVGLKRKFTGFQGPREILKKPSLELEDVCKPSSPVLGKDYPALPSQLYATSPLFSAPCKQSEEGSMTAHYSSHGYKTSSVKCEKQDVAESLALSSDFSALQKTERDNIAGANKGGLSITQNIRSTAQILSLLKSHPSHIKNAEPSRNPDHQQSPKSSAKVLNSSYSSIPCGLDGEGHKQQQHTPELSTIKNIPMKSRWDVYLEKPQNSCAEKTFLTTLSEDIWDTKSACPSVKTDSSFSVLKSDGQEQGLQSNTSLPAPVECLMQNLPISISSKSENGSENMKRSNNFQAVKFLSFDDPSNSSTQKCFSGEITGKTDVSGLPSPSDGQQLALQTEIEDETPSEVTFNLVDSFDFGYSDEENTSPKLSHLPARCVDRDDVETERGVPGKISALSDNENVKISGFNYDNPPLYKLDHKKQENKLGEVKASVSDDDLGDRNVRKIDFQQDDLSFSSADMSVSQLFDETHKPTAFSRNSNVIELNKIMKESEDNIQVLENRTEVEGRAKTYQGGLSSAAVLHQESLINSKGDLLEHITGSPSNKETNWENTDLPDLPHSKNGISLLKTLTTPSTALESLSLLKRKLPPAFQEKECARRTSPQNTQGEVPHRPSSVELSLGFSDMGQEVSSFNEDVGFPQTPSSLSTLTTSLPMLPLSFQEPSSDSNRPSMSCEIIHPVEFQGHRVKGSASSAAIFRSPNSVVQCCEFQARSPYGNHLFELAKGFRSPMLPTGFTINDLTQQSSVSTKDGDIQTELNLTVSPQDEDKQYCVPRWIVGSQDLDCDWTLSQWPSRELNKVFSPVQRESPGQVFLRPRQENHVEKGEHELADVRKTFKLEAGIQSGEPVVAGLDMPQSLNRLDHVHAFLGNHTSFSSACPLVTGDKNNDIKVARSVKDNNSLTQPENCCMPSNARPSKWAKYQSLSRNTSESNTMDWKEDDFCAQSVFEKSPQTLQGRQINNVENEHSAHLNLSNTLGFPSSDGTGARREILTKNLTKANCIAPHLGKKSLCFSQAEDGQIVLSSDLCFPSKESVLSVSLPKRKIRIPAAFQSTVHYKQVFTASLTEHLNIVMFELSQRLHWALSKVDISFYTSQRGEDTQKKDGNAPLCLHHQPAKLVMVKKEGPNKGRFFYACEAPKADQCKFFKWMDEVKCNTPVQGKPDQKAVMGDMKSLSAYIRCQNIALYEESQLMIRKVSGFHQRHFSKFKKIANAGSRFGDESKTKLYLKLNRKDSSSAYSKDDLWIISKTLFFEPLDTFIACSAFFGPSANNDIEIVPLKGYHPSNWPTNMVVHALLACNASTELTSLRNLQEHVNPTTLPLMPHLLTMNSKLEITANVGKGRFNPPTLIGKATHNNSLPNYDFVINSATSTIKQFGLNKDQAAALMQIAKMIAGADGPQNESPITIIHGVFGAGKSYLLAVVVLFLAQMFENCDLEEGSGSSPWKILISSSTNIAVDRVLLGLLDLKFDRFIRVGSIRKIAKPVLPHSLHSGSENESEQLKELLGLLKEDLTPAERMYVKKSIEQHKLGTNKTLLGQVRVVGATCASCPFTCLSHLKFPIVILDECSQMTEPASMLPVARFQCEKLILVGDPKQLSPTVQGSEATHEHGLEQTLFDRLCLMGHKAVLLRTQYRCHPAISAIADEMFYGGLLLNGVSEEHRAPLLDWLPTLCFFNANGTEQVEGSNSFHNVEEANFTVKLIQCLIASGINGCMIGVITLYKAQMYKICTLLGSATLCDPMETKAVQVSTVDAFQGAEKEIIILSCVRTKQVGFIDSEKRMNVAITRGKRHLLIIGSLACLRRNKLWEHVIHHCGRQTNGLKHVSQWEEKLNAILNCYQEKKLEVDSNVQKKEKKKSKTKEGKVNQRLDPA; the protein is encoded by the exons ATGGCTAGTCGGGTGTTTACA GTTTTGTACACTCATCAAAAGACAAAGAAGTCCAAAGTTTGGCAAGATGGAATTTTGAAGACTTCATCCGAAGGGAGCAAT GCTACACTTTTCTCTGATAAAGGACAGCGCTTGGATAGCGTGTTTCTTAAAGTTGGAGCG ATAAATCCTGGAGATGATTTGGAAAGTGATCGTTACTTAATCACAGTGGAAGCAGAAGATATTGGCTCTGAAGTGCCTCAGGGCTCACCTGAAGTCAGACTAGCTCCCCAGACAAACAGAAATATGCTAAAACCTGTTGGTCTGCGTCCACCTGTGGGCCTGAAACGGAAATTTACT GGTTTCCAAGGGCCACGGGAAATCCTGAAGAAACCTTCTCTTGAGTTGGAGGATGTTTGCAAACCTTCCTCTCCAGTCCTGGGAAAAGATTACCCTGCTTTGCCTTCACAACTGTATGCTACATCTCCCCTCTTTTCTGCTCCCTGCAAACAATCTGAGGAAGGCAGTATGACGGCACATTATAGTTCTCATGGTTATAAGACCAGTTCTGTGAAATGTGAAAAACAAGATGTGGCAGAGTCTCTTGCTTTGTCTAGTGACTTCTCAGCACTCCAAAAGACAGAACGAGATAACATCGCTGGCGCAAACAAAGGTGGGCTAAgcataacacaaaatataagAAGTACTGCACAAATTTTGTCGTTATTGAAGTCCCATCCTTCTCATATTAAGAATGCGGAGCCATCTCGTAACCCTGATCACCAGCAATCTCCAAAGTCCAGTGCTAAGGTACTTAATTCTAGTTATAGCAGTATACCTTGTGGGCTCGATGGAGAGGGCCATAAGCAACAGCAACATACACCTGAACTGtcaactataaaaaatatcccAATGAAGAGTCGCTGGGATGTCTATCTGGAAAAGCCACAAAATTCTTGCGCTGAAAAAACGTTTTTAACAACTCTATCGGAAGACATTTGGGATACAAAATCTGCATGTCCTTCAGTAAAAACTGATTCTTCATTTAGCGTGTTGAAATCTGATGGACAGGAGCAAGGATTACAGAGTAACACTTCTCTACCTGCACCAGTGGAGTGCTTAATGCAAAATTTACCAATATCAATATCAAGTAAATCTGAGAACGGATCGGAAAACATGAAACGCTCCAATAATTTTCAAGCTGTGAAGTTTTTGTCTTTTGATGATCCTTCTAACTCTAGTACCCAAAAATGCTTTAGTGGAGAAATAACCGGAAAAACAGATGTTTCCGGCCTTCCATCTCCAAGTGATGGTCAACAGTTGGCTTTGCAAACTGAAATAGAAGATGAAACGCCCTCAGAGGTCACTTTTAACTTGGTGGATAGTTTTGATTTTGGATAttcagatgaagaaaatacTTCTCCAAAACTCTCACACTTGCCGGCAAGATGTGTGGATCGTGATGATGTTGAAACAGAAAGAGGCGTTCCTGGTAAAATATCAGCCCTGTCTGACAATGAAAATGTCAAGATAAGTGGTTTTAATTATGATAATCCACCTTTATATAAGCTAGAccataaaaaacaagaaaacaaattgGGAGAAGTTAAGGCTTCAGTTTCCGATGATGATCTTGGTGACAGAAATGTTAGGAAGATTGATTTTCAGCAAGATGACTTATCTTTTAGTTCTGCAGATATGAGCGTCTCACAGCTTTTTGatgaaacacacaaaccaaCTGCCTTTTCCAGGAACTCAAATGTGAtagaactaaataaaataatgaaggaATCTGAAGACAACATCCAAGTGCTAGAGAACAGAACAGAGGTAGAAGGCCGTGCCAAAACATATCAGGGTGGCTTGAGTTCAGCTGCTGTTTTACATCAGGAGTCGCTGATAAATAGCAAAGGGGATCTATTGGAGCACATTACGGGAAGCCCttcaaataaagaaacaaattggGAGAATACAGACTTACCCGACCTACCTCACTCCAAAAATGGCATTTCTCTCCTAAAAACTCTAACAACGCCCAGCACTGCACTAGAGAGTCTGAgtcttttaaaaagaaaattaccaCCTGCGTTCCAAGAGAAAGAATGTGCAAGACGGACAAGTCCACAGAATACGCAAGGGGAAG TTCCTCACAGACCAAGCTCTGTGGAGCTTTCCTTGGGTTTCTCAGACATGGGCCAAGAGGTATCATCCTTCAATGAGGACGTCGGCTTCCCACAAACTCCATCTTCACTCAGTACTCTGACAACCTCTCTACCGATg CTGCCATTATCCTTTCAAGAACCGTCGTCTGATTCAAATAGACCGTCTATGTCCTGCGAG ATCATCCACCCAGTTGAGTTTCAAGGCCACAGAGTAAAAGGATCAGCTTCTAGTGCAGCGATATTTAGGTCACCCAACTCTGTAGTACAATGTTGCGAGTTTCAAGCCAGGAGCCCGTATGGAAACCATCTTTTTGAATTGGCTAAAGGTTTTCGCTCACCAATGCTGCCAACCGGTTTTACGATCAATGACTTAACACAG CAGTCTTCTGTTTCTACAAAAGATGGAGATATTCAAACAGAATTAAACCTGACTGTATCACCTCAAGATGAGGATAAGC AATATTGTGTTCCTCGGTGGATTGTGGGCAGTCAGGATTTGGACTGTGACTGGACTCTTTCTCAATGGCCTTCCAGAGAACTGAACAAG GTGTTTTCACCAGTACAGAGGGAGTCTCCAGGACAAGTCTTCTTGAGGCCAAGACAAGAAAACCATGTGGAAAAAG GTGAACATGAATTGGCTGACGTCAGGAAAACCTTTAAGCTTGAAGCCGGGATTCAAAGCGGAGAGCCTGTCGTGGCTGGGTTGGATATGCCTCAAAGTTTAAATCGATTAGACCATGTGCACGCTTTTTTAGGAAATCACACTAGTTTTTCCTCTGCATGTCCATTGGTGACAGGTGACAAAAACAATGACATTAAGGTAGCACGCTCTGTAAAAGACAACAACTCCCTCACACAACCAGAAAACTGCTGCATGCCTTCAAACGCCAGACCAAGCAAGTGGGCAAAGTATCAAAGTTTATCTCGCAATACCTCAGAGAGTAACACCATGGATTGGAAAGAAGATGACTTCTGTGCACAAAGTGTATTTGAAAAGTCGCCACAGACATTGCAGGGCAGGCAGATAAATAATGTGGAAAATGAACATTCTGCTCACTTAAATTTAAGTAACACGCTTGGCTTTCCCAGCAGTGatggtactggagcaaggcggGAAATATTGACCAAAAACTTAACTAAAGCTAACTGTATCGCACCTCATTTGGGGAAAAAGAGTTTGTGCTTTAGTCAAGCAGAAGATGGCCAG ATTGTATTGTCCAGCGATCTATGTTTTCCCAGCAAGGAATCTGTGCTCTCTGTAAGCCttcctaaaagaaaaataagaatacCAGCTGCTTTTCAATCCACAGTCCACTATAAGCAAGTCTTCACCGCGTCCCTTACAG AACATTTAAATATCGTGATGTTTGAGCTGTCACAGCGACTGCACTGGGCTCTCTCCAAAGTTGACATATCTTTCTACACTTCCCAGAGAGGAGAGGACACACAGAAGAAAGACGGTAATGCCCCTCTTTGTCTACACCACCAACCAGCTAAGCTTGTGATGGTGAAGAAAGAGGGTCCTAATAAG gGTCGTTTCTTTTATGCTTGTGAAGCTCCCAAAGCTGACCAGTGTAAGTTCTTCAAATGGATGGatgaagtaaaatgtaataCTCCAGTGCAGGGGAAGCCTGATCAGAAGGCTGTCATGGGAGATATGAAGAGTTTGTCTGCGTATATAAGATGCCAGAACATAGCTCTTTATGAGGAAAGTCAGCTGATGATTAG gaaAGTGTCTGGGTTCCATCAAAGACATTTtagcaagtttaaaaaaattgctaatGCTGGTTCAAGATTTGGTGATGAGTCAAAAACCAAACTTTACCTTAAACTGAACAGGAAAGATAGTTCTTCAGCATACAGTAAAG ATGACCTCTGGATTATTtccaaaacccttttttttgaACCACTCGACACTTTTATTGCTTGCAGTGCCTTTTTCGGCCCCTCAGCTAACAATGACATAGAGATTGTTCCTCTTAAAGGGTATCACCCTTCAAACTGGCCAACGAATA TGGTTGTCCATGCGTTGTTGGCGTGTAATGCAAGCACTGAGTTGACATCTTTGAGAAACCTACAGGAGCATGTTAACCCCACCACGCTACCACTGATGCCGCATCTTCTGACAAT GAACTCTAAGCTGGAAATAACAGCAAATGTTGGCAAGGGGAGGTTCAATCCTCCAACTCTTATTGGAAAGGCTACTCACAACAACAGTCTGCCAAATTATGACTTTGTAATTAATTCAGCAACAAGTACGATTAAGCAGTTTGGACTCAACAAAGACCAAGCCGCTGCCTTGATGCAAATTGCAAAGATGATCGCTGGAGCTGATGGACCCCAAAACGAATCACCAATCACAATTATACATG GAGTTTTTGGCGCTGGGAAGAGTTACTTGCTGGCAGTAGTGGTACTGTTCTTAGCTCAGATGTTTGAAAACTGTGATCTTGAAGAAGGCTCAGGCTCATCTCCTTGGAAAATTCTCATATCTTCGTCAACCAATATCGCTGTTGATAGAGTCCTTCTGGG GTTACTTGACTTGAAATTTGACCGGTTCATTAGAGTTGGGAGTATTCGAAAAATTGCAAAGCCAGTTCTGCCTCATAG TTTACATTCTGGGTCTGAAAATGAAAGTGAGCAACTCAAAGAGCTTCTGGGACTTCTTAAAGAGGACTTAACTCCAGCAGAGAGGATGTATGTGAAGAAAAGCATTGAGCAGCACAAGCTAGGCACCAACAAAACATTGCTTGGACAG GTGCGTGTAGTTGGTGCTACTTGTGCCTCTTGCCCTTTCACATGTTTGAGCCATCTTAAGTTTCCAATTGTCATCCTTGATGAATGTAGCCAGATGACAGAGCCAGCCTCAATGCTCCCTGTGGCCAG ATTTCAATGTGAAAAACTGATTCTAGTAGGCGATCCAAAGCAGCTGTCACCCACCGTCCAGGGCTCTGAGGCCACACATGAGCATGGGCTGGAACAAACACTCTTTGATCGACTGTGCTTGATG GGCCACAAGGCTGTTCTGTTAAGGACACAATATCGCTGCCATCCTGCTATAAGCGCTATAGCCGATGAAATGTTTTATGGAGGTCTGCTACTTAATGGCGTGTCAGAAGAACACAGGGCACCCCTTTTGGACTGGTTACCCACATTGTGCTTTTTCAATGCCAATGGCACTGAGCAG GTGGAAGGCAGCAATAGTTTTCACAATGTGGAAGAAGCCAACTTTACAGTGAAGCTTATCCAGTGTCTGATTGCTAGTGGAATCAATGGCTGCATGATTGGCGTCATAACTCTGTACAAAGCACAGATGTACAAG ATATGTACTTTGCTCGGTAGTGCTACGCTCTGCGACCCTATGGAGACTAAAGCTGTCCAAGTGTCAACGGTGGATGCCTTCCAAGGAGCTGAGAAGGAAATCATCATCTTGTCATGCGTTCGGACAAAACAGGTCGGATTCATAGATTCGGAAAAGAGAATGAATGTGGCGATAACAAGGGGCAAAAGGCATCTGCTGATCATCGGCAGTCTAGCGTGCCTGAGGCGGAATAAGTTGTGGGAGCATGTGATCCATCACTGTGGAA GGCAAACAAATGGTTTAAAACATGTTAGTCAGTGGGAAGAAAAGTTAAATGCTATCCTTAACTGTTACCAAGAGAAGAAATTAGAGGTAGATTCCAATGTacaaaagaaagagaagaagaaatcCAAAACAAAGGAGGGGAAGGTAAATCAGAGACTCGATCCTGCTTAA